A window of the Coprobacter fastidiosus genome harbors these coding sequences:
- the smpB gene encoding SsrA-binding protein — translation MKLPQVNIKNKRASFDYELLDTYQAGIVLTGTEIKSIRLGKASLVDTFCFFNNGELWVKNMYIAEYFYGTYNNHQARRDRKLLLTKKELQKIQRLSKESGFSVIPTKIYISDKGLAKIIVAVAKGKKVYDKRESIKEREDKRQMDRAFKR, via the coding sequence ATGAAGTTACCACAGGTCAATATAAAAAATAAAAGAGCATCTTTTGATTATGAGCTGCTCGATACATATCAAGCAGGAATAGTTCTTACCGGAACAGAAATAAAATCGATTCGTCTTGGAAAAGCCAGTTTGGTAGATACGTTTTGTTTTTTCAATAACGGAGAGTTATGGGTTAAGAATATGTATATTGCAGAATATTTTTACGGAACCTATAACAATCATCAAGCGAGAAGAGACAGAAAGTTATTATTGACAAAAAAAGAATTGCAAAAGATACAACGTCTATCTAAGGAGTCCGGTTTTTCTGTAATTCCTACGAAAATATACATTAGTGATAAAGGTCTGGCAAAAATCATTGTTGCTGTTGCGAAAGGTAAAAAAGTATATGATAAGCGAGAGTCGATAAAGGAAAGGGAAGATAAACGCCAAATGGATCGGGCATTTAAGCGTTAA
- a CDS encoding class I SAM-dependent methyltransferase, with product MDIVNNLFDFIEKYSQENPMKLRLKRFENLNFNLSFAIDQIESRQKIKSKLPLWNQNKKLLFPSVLSAEQASSEITAQYKQCIIGSKYKSICDLTGGLGIDSYYFADSAETVTYIERYPLYCDVAKYNFNVLQKNNIRVICSDSLKFVFECNVKFDAFYIDPARRNSENKRLYDLRDCEPDIIELQSILLKKAPVILLKASPMIDISRAIQDLKFVKEVHVISVKNECKELFFIINNHFSEDEISINCVNLSPVQQPENYIFTLENEKNLPLLQSVTSIQSYLYEPNSSILKAGAFKSVAISFSISKIHKNSHLYTSNKLITDFPGRIFTVKEVIPFSGKVLKKLSMQYPSANITVRNFPITTEELRKKSKIKDGGNVYIFATTLYPDKKIFIICEKIINA from the coding sequence ATGGATATTGTAAATAATTTATTTGACTTTATAGAAAAGTACTCACAAGAAAATCCGATGAAGCTTCGATTAAAGAGATTTGAAAATCTGAATTTTAATCTCTCTTTTGCTATTGATCAAATAGAATCCAGACAAAAAATTAAAAGTAAATTACCTCTTTGGAATCAAAACAAGAAGTTATTATTTCCATCTGTTTTATCTGCCGAACAAGCATCATCTGAAATTACTGCCCAATATAAACAGTGTATTATAGGATCAAAATATAAATCAATATGTGATTTGACTGGCGGATTAGGTATAGATTCCTATTATTTTGCTGATTCAGCAGAAACAGTTACTTATATAGAACGTTATCCATTATATTGTGATGTGGCCAAATATAACTTCAATGTATTGCAAAAAAACAATATCCGAGTAATTTGTTCAGATAGTCTAAAATTTGTTTTCGAGTGCAATGTGAAATTTGATGCGTTTTATATCGATCCGGCTAGACGTAATTCGGAAAACAAACGATTATATGATTTGCGAGACTGTGAACCTGACATAATAGAATTGCAGAGCATATTATTGAAAAAAGCTCCAGTAATTTTATTGAAGGCATCTCCTATGATTGATATTAGTCGAGCTATACAAGATTTGAAATTTGTTAAGGAGGTACATGTTATCTCTGTAAAAAATGAATGTAAAGAACTATTTTTTATCATTAACAACCATTTCTCAGAAGATGAGATCTCTATTAATTGTGTCAACTTGAGTCCTGTACAACAACCGGAAAATTACATTTTCACATTAGAAAATGAGAAAAATCTTCCTTTATTACAATCTGTAACTTCGATTCAGTCTTACTTATATGAACCTAATTCTTCTATTTTGAAAGCTGGGGCATTCAAATCGGTAGCTATTTCTTTTTCTATATCTAAAATACATAAAAACAGCCACTTATATACATCTAATAAGCTTATAACTGACTTCCCCGGTCGTATTTTTACTGTAAAGGAAGTTATACCTTTTTCGGGCAAAGTCTTAAAGAAACTTTCCATGCAATATCCTTCAGCTAACATTACAGTCCGAAATTTCCCAATAACAACAGAAGAATTACGAAAAAAGTCAAAAATAAAAGACGGAGGAAACGTCTATATATTCGCTACAACGTTATATCCAGACAAAAAGATTTTTATTATTTGTGAGAAAATTATTAACGCTTAA
- a CDS encoding DUF368 domain-containing protein, producing the protein MKRNIKDYTILTLKGMGMGAADVVPGVSGGTIAFIVGIYEELINSIKSVDLKTLKLLFTFKLKSFWNNINGNFLLSVILGILISVFSLAKLITFLLDDYPVLVWAFFFGLVIASTYFVSKRIQVWDWKRWFSFIIGVGIAYYITIATPSQTPENLSFIFLCGAIAICAMILPGISGSFILLLLGKYEFIMNAVKSLDITIIIVFACGAAIGLVLFSNVLSYLLRKFHDITIATLTGFMLGSLNKVWPWKKTLETFVDSHGAIKPLVEQNILPNVYVWQAIILMIAGFLLVYIIERMSGSTNS; encoded by the coding sequence ATGAAAAGAAATATTAAAGATTATACGATACTGACTTTAAAAGGAATGGGAATGGGTGCTGCAGATGTCGTACCCGGAGTATCAGGGGGAACTATTGCTTTTATTGTGGGGATATACGAAGAATTGATTAATTCCATAAAAAGCGTTGATCTTAAAACTTTAAAACTTCTTTTTACATTTAAATTGAAAAGCTTTTGGAATAATATTAATGGAAACTTTTTACTTTCTGTAATATTAGGCATTCTCATAAGTGTTTTCTCTTTGGCTAAACTTATAACTTTTCTGTTAGATGACTATCCGGTATTAGTATGGGCTTTCTTTTTCGGTTTAGTTATTGCATCGACATATTTTGTTTCCAAAAGAATTCAAGTTTGGGATTGGAAACGTTGGTTCTCTTTTATTATAGGAGTAGGGATCGCGTACTATATAACAATCGCAACTCCATCTCAAACACCAGAAAATCTGTCATTCATATTTTTATGTGGAGCTATTGCTATATGTGCAATGATATTGCCCGGAATCTCGGGTAGTTTTATTCTATTATTATTAGGTAAATATGAGTTTATCATGAATGCCGTAAAATCATTAGATATTACAATTATCATTGTCTTTGCCTGTGGTGCAGCCATAGGATTAGTACTGTTTTCCAATGTTTTATCTTATTTGTTACGTAAATTTCATGATATAACAATTGCCACTTTGACAGGTTTTATGCTGGGATCGTTAAATAAAGTCTGGCCGTGGAAAAAGACATTAGAAACATTTGTAGATAGTCATGGCGCTATTAAACCTTTAGTCGAACAAAATATTTTACCGAATGTATATGTCTGGCAGGCAATAATTCTTATGATTGCAGGTTTTTTACTCGTTTATATTATCGAAAGAATGTCAGGAAGCACAAACTCTTAA
- a CDS encoding tetratricopeptide repeat protein codes for MSEDKRPELLIRYEQMIKDHANYYFDADDLEEIAYQYEIRDLYQKALEVIERGLSMHPGSMSLGIKRAKYLLCLDCVEEAEKQIYSIPHDSVDAVLICAELSFIQANGEQAISLLSSLLSSDEMSVDLCFDIIDMYLDFGYIDELKDFIFAADKVLANGSEVLRELALIYEDRQEYDLALSVYDILLDRDPYSYVDWFNTAKIHALKKDYDKAVDACDFALTAKEGDETILSFKGYCLYDNENYAQAIEVFKELLDVIEDKSMIYELIAECFTKLEKNEDAIRYLDKALSYTPDNANLYYQQASNYYDLGDISNAIQRLRKSIELEPKDADALAFLGEIYVEIKEFTEGKKFLEQSAKLNPENQDVLVLLGDLASQNSDYNTAISYYEQALSTDIYNVKLTFKLILAHFNSGDQEKAVNMIGQLDETTLQIDNVEDISEENRKELEQTKEIIDKLKKILKEGLNEDL; via the coding sequence ATGTCTGAAGATAAACGTCCTGAGTTATTGATCCGATATGAACAGATGATAAAAGATCATGCGAACTACTATTTTGATGCAGATGATCTGGAAGAGATAGCATATCAGTATGAAATACGAGATCTTTATCAAAAAGCATTGGAAGTAATAGAGCGTGGTTTGTCCATGCATCCAGGAAGCATGAGTTTAGGAATTAAAAGAGCCAAATATCTTTTATGTCTTGATTGCGTAGAGGAAGCTGAAAAACAAATTTATTCTATACCTCACGACTCGGTAGATGCTGTTTTGATTTGTGCAGAATTGAGTTTTATTCAAGCAAATGGAGAACAAGCTATTTCATTGTTGAGCAGCTTGTTGTCCTCAGATGAAATGTCTGTCGATCTTTGCTTTGACATTATAGATATGTATTTAGATTTCGGATATATAGATGAACTGAAAGATTTTATTTTTGCGGCAGATAAAGTATTGGCAAATGGAAGTGAAGTGTTAAGAGAACTAGCTCTCATTTACGAAGATCGTCAAGAATATGACCTTGCATTATCTGTATATGATATTTTGCTTGATAGAGATCCTTATTCTTATGTCGATTGGTTTAACACGGCCAAAATACATGCCTTAAAAAAAGACTATGACAAAGCTGTTGATGCTTGTGATTTTGCCCTAACGGCCAAAGAAGGGGATGAAACCATTCTTTCCTTTAAAGGATATTGTCTATATGACAATGAAAATTACGCTCAGGCAATAGAAGTATTTAAAGAGTTATTAGATGTAATTGAAGACAAGTCTATGATTTATGAATTAATTGCAGAATGTTTTACTAAACTAGAAAAAAATGAAGATGCTATCCGATATTTGGATAAAGCATTATCATATACTCCTGATAATGCTAATTTATATTATCAACAGGCATCTAATTACTATGATTTAGGTGATATTTCTAACGCAATTCAACGCTTACGAAAAAGTATTGAACTAGAGCCTAAAGATGCTGATGCATTAGCTTTTCTCGGAGAAATATATGTCGAAATAAAAGAGTTTACAGAAGGTAAAAAATTTTTAGAACAATCTGCAAAATTGAATCCAGAAAATCAAGATGTACTTGTTCTTTTAGGAGATTTAGCCTCTCAAAATTCTGATTATAATACAGCAATATCGTATTATGAACAGGCTTTATCTACTGATATTTATAATGTAAAATTAACTTTTAAGCTGATTCTTGCTCATTTTAATTCAGGTGATCAAGAAAAGGCTGTAAATATGATCGGACAATTAGATGAAACAACATTACAAATCGATAACGTTGAAGATATATCTGAAGAAAACCGTAAAGAACTAGAACAAACTAAGGAAATAATCGATAAATTAAAAAAGATTCTAAAAGAAGGTTTAAACGAAGACTTATAA
- a CDS encoding glutamine--tRNA ligase/YqeY domain fusion protein translates to MTQIENNEEEKKSLNFIEAAIEADLAAGKNGGRLNTRFPPEPNGYLHIGHAKAICMDFGVAEKFGGTCNLRFDDTNPVKEDVEYVDSIKEDIHWLGFDWGDRLYYASDYFPKLWDLALRLIKEGKAYVDEQSAEEIAKQKGTPTQPGTPSPYRNRPIEENIDLFERMNRGEFEEGAMVLRAKIDMASPNMHMRDPIMYRIIKHPHHRTGNTWNAYPMYDFAHGQSDYFEGVTHSICTLEFEVHRPLYDWFVDQLADETYRPRQMEFNRLNLTYTVMSKRKLLQLVQEKLVSGWDDPRMPTICGLRRRGYTPRSIRNFIDRIGYTKYDGLISVSLLEHSIREDLNKTANRVSAVLNPVKLIITNYPENQVEYMKAENNPEDESAGFHEIPFTRELYIERDDFMENPPKKFFRMTPGQEVRLKSAYIVKCTGCKKGENGEIEEIYCEYDPLTKSGMPESGRKVKGTLHWVSVEYSKSAEIRLYDRLFCVENPSEEKEKDFRELLNPESLKILNNCRIEPYLFENAKPGDRFQFQRTGYFCVDKDSKPDKLVFNRTVSLKDSWEKIKGK, encoded by the coding sequence ATGACACAGATAGAGAATAATGAGGAGGAAAAGAAAAGCCTGAATTTTATTGAAGCTGCAATTGAAGCAGACTTGGCGGCAGGGAAAAATGGGGGACGATTAAATACTCGTTTTCCACCGGAGCCTAACGGCTATTTGCATATAGGTCATGCAAAAGCCATTTGTATGGATTTCGGTGTCGCTGAAAAATTTGGGGGAACTTGTAATCTTCGTTTTGATGATACTAACCCCGTTAAAGAAGATGTCGAATATGTAGATTCAATCAAAGAAGATATACATTGGTTAGGATTTGATTGGGGGGATCGACTTTATTACGCATCAGATTATTTTCCGAAATTATGGGATTTGGCACTTCGTCTGATTAAGGAAGGGAAAGCTTATGTCGATGAACAATCTGCCGAAGAAATAGCGAAACAAAAGGGTACCCCTACACAACCGGGGACTCCAAGCCCTTACAGAAACCGTCCTATTGAGGAAAATATAGATTTGTTTGAACGAATGAATAGAGGCGAATTTGAGGAAGGCGCTATGGTATTACGGGCAAAAATAGATATGGCCTCGCCCAATATGCACATGAGAGATCCTATTATGTACAGGATAATTAAACATCCACATCATCGTACGGGAAATACTTGGAATGCATATCCGATGTATGATTTTGCTCATGGTCAATCAGACTATTTCGAAGGTGTGACGCACTCTATCTGTACATTGGAATTTGAGGTTCACAGGCCGTTATACGATTGGTTCGTAGATCAATTGGCCGATGAGACATATCGTCCCAGGCAAATGGAATTCAATCGGCTTAATTTGACATATACCGTAATGAGTAAACGTAAATTATTGCAATTAGTGCAAGAAAAGCTTGTATCAGGATGGGATGATCCCCGAATGCCGACTATTTGTGGTCTACGCCGTCGTGGATATACCCCTCGATCAATACGAAATTTCATCGATAGAATAGGATATACCAAATACGATGGACTGATAAGTGTTTCTTTGCTTGAACATAGTATCCGCGAAGATTTAAATAAAACGGCTAATCGTGTATCTGCTGTTTTAAATCCGGTAAAACTCATCATTACCAATTATCCGGAGAATCAGGTAGAATATATGAAGGCGGAGAATAATCCGGAAGATGAATCTGCAGGTTTTCATGAAATTCCGTTTACTCGTGAATTATATATTGAACGAGACGATTTTATGGAAAATCCTCCGAAAAAATTTTTCCGCATGACACCGGGACAAGAAGTTAGGTTAAAATCAGCCTACATTGTAAAATGCACAGGCTGTAAAAAAGGTGAAAATGGGGAAATTGAAGAGATATATTGTGAATATGATCCATTGACCAAAAGCGGAATGCCCGAAAGCGGACGAAAAGTCAAAGGCACTCTGCATTGGGTTTCTGTAGAATACAGTAAGTCTGCAGAAATAAGACTTTATGATCGCTTATTTTGTGTAGAAAATCCGTCAGAAGAGAAAGAAAAAGATTTCAGAGAATTGCTAAATCCTGAATCTTTAAAAATCTTGAATAATTGCCGGATAGAGCCTTACTTATTTGAAAATGCAAAACCAGGAGACAGATTTCAATTTCAACGTACAGGATATTTTTGTGTGGACAAAGATTCTAAACCGGATAAACTGGTTTTTAACCGTACTGTATCGTTAAAAGATAGTTGGGAAAAAATAAAAGGAAAGTAA
- a CDS encoding 7-carboxy-7-deazaguanine synthase QueE, giving the protein MKKINEIFYSIQGEGYYTGVPAIFIRFSGCNLNCEFCDTDHSLGKIMSDEEILDIIRKFPAKHVVLTGGEPSMQLDDCFLSLLKAQGFYLQIETNGTLTKGFDAVTRWCDWITCSPKKDCVRKQMDELKVVYLSQDMSVYKQYSCKHKMLQPCSMQNTKEVIEFIKKNPEWRLSLQTHKYLHIR; this is encoded by the coding sequence ATGAAAAAGATTAATGAAATATTTTACAGTATTCAAGGAGAAGGATACTATACGGGAGTTCCAGCTATTTTTATTCGTTTTTCCGGATGTAATTTAAATTGTGAATTTTGTGATACGGATCATTCTTTGGGCAAGATCATGTCTGATGAAGAAATTCTCGATATTATACGAAAATTTCCTGCAAAGCATGTTGTTTTAACAGGAGGAGAGCCATCAATGCAATTAGATGACTGTTTCCTATCACTTTTAAAAGCTCAAGGATTTTATTTGCAAATAGAAACAAACGGAACTTTGACCAAAGGATTCGATGCTGTTACACGTTGGTGTGATTGGATCACTTGCAGCCCTAAGAAAGATTGTGTCCGTAAACAAATGGATGAACTAAAAGTTGTTTATTTAAGCCAAGATATGAGCGTTTATAAACAATATTCATGCAAACATAAAATGCTGCAACCTTGTTCTATGCAAAACACAAAAGAAGTTATCGAATTTATCAAAAAAAATCCAGAATGGCGATTGAGCCTACAAACACACAAATATTTACATATTCGATAA
- a CDS encoding 6-pyruvoyl trahydropterin synthase family protein — protein MYIVKKTLEISASHHLNLSYESKCSSLHGHNWIISIFCRAETLNQDGMVTDFSLIKKLIHEKLDHKNLNEILPFNPTAENIARWVCDQIPFCFRVEVQESEGNIAIYEKD, from the coding sequence ATGTATATAGTCAAAAAAACATTAGAAATATCGGCATCTCATCATTTAAATCTGTCTTATGAAAGTAAATGTTCTTCTTTACATGGACATAATTGGATAATTTCGATTTTCTGTCGTGCAGAAACATTGAACCAAGATGGAATGGTTACGGATTTTTCGCTAATCAAAAAACTCATACACGAAAAATTAGACCATAAAAATCTGAATGAAATTTTACCATTTAATCCTACTGCCGAGAATATTGCTCGTTGGGTATGTGATCAAATTCCTTTTTGCTTTCGGGTAGAGGTACAAGAATCTGAAGGAAATATTGCTATTTATGAAAAAGATTAA
- a CDS encoding endonuclease MutS2: MIYPHNFEQKIGFDKIRQHIENKCLSTLGIDRAKKMVFISDYDTIARKLHETEEFVHILQEEDEFPANYFFDVRPALKRIRVEGTFLDESELFDLRRSLETIKGIVYFFLNKETEENTPYPYLQKLAGDVTVFPQIIIKTDQILDKFGHIKDNASPDLQRIRREITATLSGISKSLNSILRIAQSEGVVDKDVTPTMRDGRLVIPVIPAYKRKIKGIVHDESASGKTVFIEPAEVVEANNRIRELESDERREIIRILTSFANELRPYTEEIFHSYEFLADIDFIRAKALFSIQINGLLPTFEDCQQVDWYHAIHPLLFLSLQKQQKQVVPLDITLDHKNKILLISGPNAGGKSVCLKTVGLLQYMLQCGLLIPVYENSRTGIFDSIFIDIGDEQSIENDLSTYSSHLTNMKFFVRNCDDRTILLIDEFGGGTEPQIGGAIAEALLDRFNKKNSFGVITTHYQNLKHFAEDTPGIINGAMLYDRHLMQPLFKLSIGNPGSSFAVEIARKIGLPEDVIADASSKVGSDYINMDKYLQDIVRDKRYWENKRQNVRLQEKRLEEITSHYENDIKAIEKQRKEILAEARKNAENILSEANARIENTIRSIKEAQAEKEKTKKIRKDLEKFKESITTEAIIDDKISRKIQKIKEREKHKRNKIFTNSENIAFDSNVIAVGDAVKVKGQASIGEVMEIQGKNVVIAFGMLKSTVKIDQLEKISKNQIKREKNIKATFVSEQTADDMREKKLNFKQDIDIRGLRGDEAIQAVTYFIDDAILVGCSKVRILHGTGTGILRQLVRQYLRTVPGVKHFQDEHVQFGGAGITVVDLE, translated from the coding sequence GTGATATATCCACATAATTTTGAGCAAAAAATAGGATTCGACAAGATCCGCCAACATATAGAAAATAAATGCTTAAGTACGCTCGGTATAGATCGTGCAAAAAAAATGGTATTTATAAGTGATTATGATACTATTGCCAGAAAACTTCACGAAACTGAAGAGTTTGTTCATATTCTCCAAGAAGAAGACGAATTTCCTGCAAATTATTTTTTTGATGTACGTCCGGCACTTAAAAGAATACGGGTGGAAGGAACTTTTTTGGATGAATCTGAGTTATTCGATTTACGTCGATCACTTGAGACTATAAAGGGGATTGTTTATTTCTTTCTGAACAAAGAGACTGAAGAAAATACACCTTATCCATATCTTCAGAAATTGGCGGGAGATGTAACGGTTTTCCCGCAAATTATCATAAAAACCGATCAGATATTGGATAAATTCGGACATATAAAAGATAATGCTTCCCCTGACCTACAACGTATTCGTCGTGAGATAACGGCAACTTTATCCGGAATATCTAAAAGTCTTAATTCTATTTTGAGGATCGCTCAAAGCGAAGGTGTAGTTGATAAAGATGTAACACCAACAATGAGGGACGGACGACTGGTTATTCCTGTTATTCCTGCCTATAAAAGAAAGATTAAGGGTATTGTCCATGATGAATCAGCAAGCGGAAAGACAGTATTTATAGAGCCAGCAGAAGTGGTTGAGGCAAATAATCGCATTCGTGAGCTTGAAAGTGATGAACGGAGAGAAATTATTCGCATTTTAACCTCCTTTGCCAATGAATTACGTCCTTACACTGAAGAGATATTCCATTCTTACGAATTTCTTGCTGATATTGATTTTATTCGGGCGAAGGCATTATTTTCAATTCAAATCAACGGATTATTGCCTACATTTGAAGATTGTCAGCAGGTAGATTGGTATCATGCTATACATCCTTTATTATTTTTGTCACTTCAAAAGCAACAAAAACAAGTCGTTCCATTAGATATAACTTTAGATCATAAAAACAAAATTCTCTTGATCTCAGGACCTAATGCTGGAGGAAAGTCAGTCTGTTTAAAAACTGTGGGATTACTGCAGTATATGTTACAATGCGGACTTCTGATTCCGGTTTATGAAAATTCACGAACAGGAATCTTTGATAGTATATTTATTGATATTGGAGATGAACAGTCGATAGAGAATGATTTAAGTACTTATAGTTCTCATTTGACAAATATGAAATTTTTTGTCCGAAATTGTGATGACCGTACAATATTGTTGATTGATGAATTTGGGGGCGGTACAGAACCTCAAATCGGAGGAGCAATAGCAGAAGCCTTATTAGATCGATTCAATAAGAAAAATTCATTCGGTGTTATTACGACTCATTATCAGAACTTGAAGCATTTTGCTGAAGATACTCCAGGTATAATAAATGGAGCTATGCTTTATGATCGGCATTTAATGCAACCGCTATTTAAGTTGTCAATAGGAAATCCCGGAAGTTCTTTTGCTGTAGAAATTGCTCGGAAAATCGGGTTGCCGGAAGATGTAATTGCTGATGCATCCTCTAAAGTCGGTTCTGATTATATTAATATGGATAAGTATTTGCAAGATATAGTTCGAGATAAACGGTACTGGGAAAATAAAAGACAAAACGTTCGGTTACAAGAGAAGCGCTTAGAAGAAATTACATCTCATTATGAGAATGATATAAAGGCTATAGAAAAGCAAAGAAAAGAGATATTAGCCGAGGCAAGAAAAAATGCAGAGAATATTTTATCCGAAGCAAATGCACGTATTGAAAACACAATACGTTCTATCAAAGAAGCTCAGGCTGAAAAGGAAAAAACAAAAAAGATTCGGAAAGATCTGGAAAAATTCAAAGAATCTATAACGACAGAGGCGATAATAGATGATAAAATCAGTCGGAAAATACAGAAAATAAAAGAAAGAGAAAAGCATAAAAGAAATAAAATATTTACTAATAGTGAGAATATTGCATTCGATTCCAATGTGATAGCAGTCGGAGATGCGGTCAAAGTAAAAGGTCAAGCTTCTATTGGTGAGGTAATGGAGATTCAAGGAAAAAATGTAGTGATCGCATTCGGAATGTTGAAATCGACTGTTAAAATCGATCAACTCGAAAAAATAAGTAAAAATCAGATAAAGAGGGAGAAAAATATAAAAGCGACATTTGTCAGTGAACAGACCGCAGATGATATGCGGGAGAAAAAATTAAATTTTAAGCAAGATATAGATATTCGAGGATTGCGCGGTGATGAAGCAATACAAGCGGTTACCTATTTTATCGATGATGCCATTCTTGTCGGATGTTCTAAAGTCAGGATTTTGCATGGTACAGGTACAGGAATATTACGCCAACTTGTACGCCAATATCTTAGAACTGTTCCGGGTGTGAAACATTTTCAAGACGAACATGTACAATTCGGCGGTGCAGGAATAACAGTTGTCGATCTGGAATAA
- a CDS encoding recombinase family protein → MVVAYLRVSTGKQHLKNQCEEIKKYAIKKNLSVDKWYTEVASGKKKGSDRKLGTLLRRLTKGDILIVTELSRLSRTLLEIMSILNQCIRKEVVVYSVKDGYAFDNNINSKVLGFAFGLVAEIEHNLISARTREALALRKSEGVVLGRRQGCSPKMKLLKHKRDEIVDLRAQGVSVRKIAEKYGVSRSTLYVFVKDEGIY, encoded by the coding sequence ATGGTAGTGGCATATTTACGAGTTAGTACCGGAAAACAACATCTGAAAAATCAATGCGAAGAAATTAAGAAATACGCCATAAAAAAGAATTTGTCGGTAGACAAATGGTACACAGAGGTCGCCAGTGGGAAAAAAAAGGGTAGTGATCGAAAATTAGGGACCTTATTAAGACGATTAACCAAAGGAGATATTCTGATCGTCACAGAGTTATCCCGGCTAAGCCGGACTCTGCTGGAGATCATGTCTATCTTAAATCAATGTATTCGCAAAGAAGTTGTTGTTTATAGTGTAAAAGATGGTTATGCTTTTGATAACAATATCAATAGCAAAGTGTTGGGTTTTGCATTTGGCCTTGTTGCAGAAATAGAGCATAATTTGATTTCTGCTCGAACGAGAGAAGCTTTAGCGTTACGGAAATCAGAAGGTGTTGTGTTAGGACGCAGACAAGGATGCTCTCCCAAGATGAAATTATTGAAACACAAACGGGATGAAATTGTCGATCTGAGAGCTCAAGGGGTATCTGTCAGGAAAATAGCTGAAAAATATGGAGTATCCAGATCTACATTATATGTTTTTGTGAAAGACGAAGGCATTTATTAA